A part of Polynucleobacter sp. MG-Unter2-18 genomic DNA contains:
- a CDS encoding RDD family protein: MISPAELDLLPAPQFWRRVSCILYEQLVLLGVIALTFLLPNLGLGILFGVSLPSWLTFLYLYAVLGIYFIWYWTKSGQTLAMQTWRVRMIGPGGHNLTGKQAIWRYFFGSLWLLPCVILQWLFELQRWQIIEMLFAVALFLWPLSIYLDRVNPLLRQSLPDRFSRTRLVELPKNLVKLN, encoded by the coding sequence GTGATCAGTCCCGCTGAATTAGACCTACTCCCTGCCCCACAGTTTTGGCGACGGGTCTCTTGCATTCTGTATGAGCAATTGGTTTTATTAGGCGTCATCGCTCTTACCTTCCTACTTCCCAATTTGGGATTAGGCATTCTGTTTGGCGTATCCCTACCTAGTTGGCTTACTTTTCTGTATCTCTACGCTGTCCTAGGCATTTACTTTATTTGGTATTGGACTAAGTCGGGACAGACGCTAGCGATGCAAACCTGGCGAGTACGCATGATTGGTCCAGGCGGACACAATCTGACTGGCAAGCAAGCGATTTGGCGTTATTTTTTTGGGTCGCTATGGCTACTACCTTGCGTGATTTTGCAGTGGCTGTTCGAACTCCAGAGATGGCAAATTATTGAAATGCTATTTGCGGTCGCTTTATTTCTGTGGCCACTGAGCATTTACTTGGATCGCGTTAATCCTTTGCTACGTCAAAGCCTGCCAGACCGTTTCAGTAGAACGCGCTTAGTAGAATTACCGAAGAACTTAGTTAAGCTAAATTAA
- a CDS encoding SDR family oxidoreductase, with amino-acid sequence MDLGLKGKVALVMASSRGLGQAMAVSLAREGVKVAVTGRSPEGLKKSVEMIEAAGGTALALSWDLSDSSLIDSLVSKVEKELGPIDILINNTGGPPPTLAVGQDPALWQKSFNDMVLSLISITDRVLPGMRQRQWGRIITSTTSGAIAPIKNLAISNTLRAALLAWSKTLAAEVASDGITVNVIMPGRVATDRLRQLDEARAQRENVSYESVVKASQNQIPMGRYGDPQEYGDTAAFLASQNASYITGSVIRVDGGQIQAI; translated from the coding sequence ATGGATTTAGGGCTCAAAGGTAAAGTTGCTTTAGTGATGGCATCTAGCCGAGGTTTAGGGCAGGCGATGGCTGTTTCCTTGGCACGTGAGGGTGTCAAGGTAGCGGTGACTGGTCGCAGTCCCGAGGGATTAAAAAAGTCAGTTGAAATGATTGAAGCCGCCGGTGGAACAGCTTTAGCTCTGAGCTGGGATCTTTCTGATTCATCCTTGATTGATAGCTTGGTTAGTAAGGTAGAAAAAGAGCTAGGTCCGATTGATATCTTGATAAACAATACTGGCGGACCTCCTCCGACATTGGCGGTAGGGCAAGATCCTGCTTTGTGGCAAAAGAGTTTTAATGACATGGTTCTTTCACTCATCAGCATCACTGATCGAGTTCTACCAGGAATGCGTCAACGTCAATGGGGTCGTATTATTACGAGCACCACTTCAGGTGCCATTGCTCCCATTAAGAATCTTGCAATCTCCAACACCTTGCGTGCGGCATTACTGGCTTGGTCTAAAACCTTGGCAGCAGAAGTAGCGTCCGATGGAATTACCGTGAATGTGATCATGCCGGGTCGTGTGGCAACAGATCGTTTGCGTCAGCTTGATGAAGCACGTGCCCAACGTGAAAATGTGAGCTATGAATCCGTGGTTAAAGCTAGTCAAAACCAGATCCCGATGGGTCGTTATGGTGATCCGCAAGAGTATGGAGATACTGCGGCGTTTCTGGCCAGTCAAAATGCTTCCTACATTACCGGTTCAGTGATTCGTGTGGATGGCGGCCAGATTCAGGCAATCTAA
- a CDS encoding ABC transporter permease, producing the protein MLTTFLRAIQRDLRSSELVALLVALTLSVAALSSVSFLADRMQRAFQFDARQLLAADLLLVSDQPLPERFIQEARGRQLSTAQTIVFPSMVTVGAQSKLASLKAVSSTYPLRGTLQTSPSSASATPPVGSVWVDPAMLSTLKAKVGDQMLLGDKTFLISGILERELDRGAGFMNFAPRVMMSLDDLPATGLIGLGSRVTYRLLLSGNDSAITDYEQWATRSIASESLRGLRIETLENAQPVMRKTLERAERFLALVALLTAMVAAVAIALSARRYVLKQADVCAVMKCLGASQKTILLNQIKILGALCISAAVMGAAIAYGVQELLIGILGNLIFANLPALSLWPLVWSILFSSCLLIGFAGPPLFSLVMISPVRLIRKELGSVNIKVLWVALFGLSTCLVLIALAAQDWKLASWVAASFGLAVVLFAVISWSCLGLLKLLFSRLSNHHFALRFALTAQARRSGFAVMQITALGIALMALLLMLLLRQDLLATWQGNIPVDAPNRFMINVQDDQKSSITRSLLDASVAKPSFSPMVRARLVEVNGKTIGPNDYIDENARRLVDREFNLSYTELLPEGNRITSGKWLEGSAPQVSLEAGIAKTLKLKLGDQMTFEIAGEKVTAPITSLRKLDWSSMKVNFFVIMPPAMLAEMPQSWITSYYQSTAIEGLDFQLAQTYPNLTIVDVGTSLKQIQDVLDRLSSVLGLLFAFTIAAAILVLVAAIAATQDERFRSAALLKAVGASRYLLGKIALAELLIIGTLAGTLAGLAAAIAAWALGRFVLEIEFNAFAQSMAMGISFGVTACLLAGYRFQRRIQTATAMECLREV; encoded by the coding sequence GTGCTAACAACTTTTTTACGGGCTATTCAGAGAGATCTTCGATCTAGCGAGTTGGTAGCTCTATTGGTCGCATTGACGCTCTCTGTAGCTGCTTTATCCAGCGTGAGTTTTTTAGCCGACCGCATGCAGCGCGCTTTTCAGTTCGATGCACGCCAGCTTCTTGCTGCCGATTTGCTGCTCGTTTCTGATCAGCCTCTGCCTGAGCGCTTTATTCAGGAAGCTCGGGGGCGACAGCTGAGTACAGCGCAAACGATTGTCTTTCCGAGTATGGTTACGGTAGGGGCGCAAAGTAAGCTAGCTTCCCTTAAGGCTGTGAGCTCTACCTATCCCTTGCGCGGCACCTTGCAAACATCACCTTCTTCGGCGAGTGCAACACCACCAGTGGGTTCAGTTTGGGTGGATCCCGCAATGCTCAGTACGCTAAAGGCAAAAGTTGGCGATCAGATGCTGTTGGGTGATAAGACCTTCCTCATTAGCGGTATTTTGGAGCGCGAGCTCGATCGAGGTGCCGGCTTTATGAACTTCGCACCACGCGTCATGATGTCACTGGACGATTTACCCGCCACCGGCCTCATTGGTCTGGGTAGTCGCGTGACTTATCGACTACTTCTATCCGGTAATGATTCAGCTATTACTGATTATGAGCAGTGGGCAACACGATCGATTGCATCCGAAAGTCTCAGGGGATTGCGTATTGAGACTTTGGAAAATGCCCAGCCTGTCATGCGCAAAACTCTCGAGCGGGCAGAGCGCTTTTTAGCCTTAGTTGCCTTGCTGACAGCAATGGTAGCTGCAGTAGCGATTGCTTTGTCGGCGCGTCGTTATGTCTTAAAGCAGGCCGATGTTTGTGCTGTCATGAAATGCCTTGGTGCAAGCCAAAAGACGATTCTATTAAACCAAATCAAGATACTGGGTGCTCTGTGTATATCGGCCGCTGTGATGGGTGCCGCGATTGCTTATGGCGTTCAAGAGCTGCTGATTGGAATCTTGGGTAATTTGATATTTGCTAATTTACCCGCGCTTTCACTTTGGCCCTTGGTCTGGAGTATTTTGTTTTCTTCCTGCCTACTCATCGGTTTTGCTGGGCCGCCCTTATTTAGTTTGGTCATGATTTCACCGGTGCGACTGATTCGCAAAGAGTTGGGTTCAGTGAACATCAAAGTGCTGTGGGTCGCACTCTTTGGTTTAAGCACTTGCCTAGTCTTGATTGCGCTGGCAGCTCAAGATTGGAAGCTGGCCTCTTGGGTTGCCGCAAGCTTTGGTTTGGCCGTTGTGCTTTTTGCTGTAATTTCTTGGTCGTGCCTAGGTTTACTGAAGCTCCTTTTTTCAAGGTTGAGCAATCATCACTTCGCACTTCGCTTTGCACTAACGGCACAAGCACGGCGCTCTGGTTTTGCAGTGATGCAAATCACGGCGCTAGGGATTGCTTTGATGGCTTTATTACTTATGCTGTTGCTCCGACAGGATTTATTGGCTACCTGGCAGGGCAATATTCCAGTCGATGCACCCAATCGCTTCATGATCAATGTTCAGGATGATCAAAAGTCTAGTATCACTCGATCACTACTAGATGCGAGTGTAGCAAAGCCGAGCTTTAGCCCTATGGTTCGTGCGCGCTTGGTCGAAGTCAATGGAAAAACTATTGGCCCCAATGACTACATTGATGAAAATGCACGTCGCTTAGTTGATCGAGAATTTAATCTCTCATATACCGAGCTGTTGCCTGAGGGCAATCGGATTACTTCTGGAAAGTGGCTTGAAGGGAGCGCCCCGCAAGTTTCTTTGGAAGCGGGAATAGCAAAGACTTTGAAGTTAAAGCTGGGCGATCAAATGACCTTTGAGATTGCCGGTGAAAAAGTCACTGCACCCATTACCTCGTTGCGTAAGTTGGATTGGAGTTCGATGAAAGTGAACTTCTTTGTCATCATGCCACCTGCAATGCTCGCAGAGATGCCCCAGTCCTGGATTACCTCGTATTACCAAAGCACTGCAATTGAAGGTCTGGATTTTCAGCTTGCACAGACCTATCCCAATCTCACCATCGTGGATGTGGGGACATCGCTAAAACAAATTCAGGATGTGCTGGATCGACTATCTTCTGTATTGGGCCTCTTGTTTGCCTTCACAATTGCGGCAGCGATTTTAGTCTTAGTGGCTGCGATAGCGGCAACACAAGATGAGCGCTTCAGAAGTGCAGCCTTATTAAAAGCGGTAGGTGCGTCGCGCTATCTTTTAGGGAAGATAGCATTAGCTGAACTTCTGATTATTGGAACACTCGCGGGAACTTTAGCTGGACTCGCTGCCGCAATTGCGGCATGGGCACTAGGTCGATTTGTATTGGAGATTGAGTTCAATGCATTTGCGCAGTCTATGGCGATGGGTATCAGCTTTGGGGTAACTGCTTGTCTACTTGCGGGATATCGCTTTCAGAGAAGAATTCAAACTGCTACTGCAATGGAATGTTTGCGTGAGGTCTGA